CCACCATGTTATATAGTACCTTTCCCAGATCCTATTTGTGTGTTACGATTAATCACAGTGTATTTGAGAAGACACGCATCGGAGTGTTCGTTTGTCAGTCCGAATCGTGATTGGGACGCCGAATCGATACCTGATCGGGCACACGCCTCGTTCTGGGATGTCTACAGCATCAGCGACACAGAGTGCATCTCTGGACACGCATAGTACGAGTGCCGGCATCCTCTCTTCGAAACCTCGTAGCCCCACCGTATAGCTACGAAAGCCGAACAACACAATCAGCAACCCAGTCACATCACATCACATCACATCACATCACATCACATCGTTCTACGAGACGGCTCAACAGTACTGCCAATGCTCCGCTCTATTTGACGATAAGATCTCTGTAGTTCCGTTGTGTGATTCCACCGTCTGAAGCTAGCTTTCGCTGTGGAGTAGAGTCGGCAGAATCAATCAATGATCTCGAAACGCGAGACCAGAGTAGTGCTAAGGTAGTTCGTCCGATCGCTCGGCCAATCGGACGAGGTCGGCCATCGTTCGGTTGATCGGAACCTCGATGTCGTGCTGGTCTGCCAATCGGACGATTTCACCGTTCAGTCGCTCGATCTCGGTCTGTCGTCCCGCCTCGATATCTTGGCGCATCGAGGACGTATTCGCGCCAGTTGCTTCAGCGACCGCCTTGACGTGTGAAACGATGTCCTCACGGACGGTTCGTCCCTCGCTGCGTGCGACTGCAATCGCCTCGGTGACGGCGGCTTGCAGCAGTCGTGTGCCTGGTTTGGTGTCTGCGAGACGCCCGTTCTGTACGCGCGAAAGCGCTGTGCTGGCGTTAATTCCGACGTTGACAAGCACTTTTTCCCAGACGGCGTCTCGGATGTCGTCTGTGACTTCGGTGTCGATACCAGCACGGCTGAACGCCTCTGCAATGTACTCGACGGTCGGATCGTTCTCATCGAAATACCGACCGATAGACGTCGAACCAACGCCAGCGTGGCTGATGTGACCGGGAGCTTCTAACGTTGAACCGTGAGCTGTGACACCGGCGATGATCTGCGTTTCGGAGACGAACTCAGCGATGGTTTCAGGATTACCGAGTCCGTTCTGGAGTGTTAGAACGTCGGCAGTGTCCAGTATCGGTTCGGCATCCGCAAGGGCTGTCTTCGTGTCGGTGCTCTTT
The nucleotide sequence above comes from Halocatena marina. Encoded proteins:
- a CDS encoding ketopantoate reductase family protein yields the protein MDIAILGSGAMGSLFGGLLSADGHDVTLIDVWEKHVHTINESGLTITELNGTERTVDVPAVSDPDAAAPVDLVVVFVKSTDTKTALADAEPILDTADVLTLQNGLGNPETIAEFVSETQIIAGVTAHGSTLEAPGHISHAGVGSTSIGRYFDENDPTVEYIAEAFSRAGIDTEVTDDIRDAVWEKVLVNVGINASTALSRVQNGRLADTKPGTRLLQAAVTEAIAVARSEGRTVREDIVSHVKAVAEATGANTSSMRQDIEAGRQTEIERLNGEIVRLADQHDIEVPINRTMADLVRLAERSDELP